Part of the Bacteroidota bacterium genome is shown below.
AACCCTCGTTCGGTTTCGACGGAATAAGGGCTTTGAATCGTCTTCTTCAGCATGCTCCGAGGGCAAGGCGAGGGGCGCGAAAAGCGCCTCCATGGCTTTAACGGTCCCCTCGGTCTCTTGAACCTCTTCGAGCAGATTATCCAGCTCCAGCTCAACGGCCTCAGGGTCCCTCATGGTAAGCGCCTGTTCGTGCACGAAACGGAAGACGTCCTCGATCGTCTCCAGTTGCGCGTGCACAATCTGGACTTGCTCGCGGGCCTGCTGGTAACGCTCCAAGCGCTTACGCAGTACCTCCAGGCGACGCCCCTTGAGCTGCTGCATTTTGGGCGGATCGTCCTTGATGCTCGCCTCTAGCTCCCGGATGGCCCCCAGGATCTCCCCCTCTGCGTGTGTGCTTAGGTAGGTCGCGTAGCGGTGTTCGGCCACCAGAAGGCGGAGATAAGCCCCCAGAAGCGCCTCCAGCTTGCGTCCGTGGGCCGCCAATAGCGCCCGGGAGGGGCCGGAGTATTGGGTGTACTGGGCCTCGATGGTTTCCAGAAGCTTGCGCATGGATACGAAGCGGCGTTGCCGCTCGCGGTCCAAACTCAAGAGCAGCTCTCGCTCCCCAAGCGGCCTTTGCAGGCGTCCTCTGCGGGTCTCCACCCACCGCTGGAAGCGCCTGGAACGTGACAGCAGACCCAAATACAGGAGCTCCAAGCCCGCCACCAAGGTCCAGGTGGCCTCAAACCACTGCGGGTTGAAGAAGGTCCAGGCCCCTGCCGCCGCCAGAAAGCCAAGATTCCAGGGTAACAGAAAGGCCTCTTTGACGAAGTTGAGCCCTTCGCGTGCAGTCGGCATTTGGAGCTGTCACCGCCGAAGCCCGTTTGGGGCGGGCCGCCCGGGCTTCTTACCTCGTTTCGGTCCCATAAGTTAGGAGCGTGTTCGGATTCGGCCGACCGTTTTCTCCTGCTCCGCGGTTCGCTCCGGTTCGGCTTGGGGAGATTCCGGCTCCCGCTTGCGCTCCAGTCCCATTTCCCACTTAAACTGCTTGATGAGCTCGCGGGCCCGGAGCCGCTCGGCTTCTTCCTCTATGCGGATCCGATCTCGATCCGCGCCCTCCAAGGCCATCTCCATGCGCGCCTCCTGGCGCGCAGCCTCCTCGCGAATGCGGCCGATCATTTCCTGGTGTGTCTGGTCGATACCGGCCACCTCGAAGGACTCAAGCGCGTCGGCCACCTTGGCCTGCCATTTGGCACGCCCGTATTCGCGCAAGGCCTCCTGGGCCTCCCTGATTTTGCGCTCGCGCTCCCGCATGAAAGCCTTCTTGATCTCCACAGCCTTCTCATATGCCTGCTGGGCTAGACGCAGCTGCTCACGGGTGCGATCCAGCGCCCCGCGGGCCTGTTCAAGTCGGATAGCGTAGTTCTCGGCCACGTCCTCCCGATCCGCTTCGAGGGCGGCACGGATGCGCGCAGCCAGGTCTTCGAGCTCGGCCTCCAGACGCTTGGCCTCCCGTTCCAGAAGCAAGACGTGCGCCTTAACGGTGGCGATGTTCTCGTTCATCTTGGGGAGCTGATCGTTGAGCTCCCGGATGTTCTGCTCCAAGATGAGCCGGGGGTCCTCAAGACCCCGGATCAGCCCGCCCAGCAGGGCCTTGAGGGCGCGCACAAATCGCCGCCACATGGGTCGATCCTCTAATTCGGACGTTTCTCGCTATTTAAGATAGCCAAACTTCTTCGGAACCGCATCAGCTGATGACCTCTAACAGGCGGGAGCGCGGCTCCGGAGGCGCATCCGCTATGCGCACCGCCTCACGCAGGCGCGCTAAAGCGCGCTCCAGGCGCTCCGGGGTGGCCGCGTAAAGCACCGCGACCGGATCACCGGCTTGTACGTATGCACCAAGCCCGCAGTTGAGCCGAATACCGGCGGTGGGGTCGATGGCCTCCTCTTTACGATAGCGGCCCGCGCCCAGCTCTAGG
Proteins encoded:
- a CDS encoding PspA/IM30 family protein, which codes for MWRRFVRALKALLGGLIRGLEDPRLILEQNIRELNDQLPKMNENIATVKAHVLLLEREAKRLEAELEDLAARIRAALEADREDVAENYAIRLEQARGALDRTREQLRLAQQAYEKAVEIKKAFMRERERKIREAQEALREYGRAKWQAKVADALESFEVAGIDQTHQEMIGRIREEAARQEARMEMALEGADRDRIRIEEEAERLRARELIKQFKWEMGLERKREPESPQAEPERTAEQEKTVGRIRTRS